The window TCCCGGTTCCGGTCCGGGGCCCGGCGGGGGTCCCGTCCGCGCGCAGGTCGCCGGTCACGGCCGCGCCTCCTGCCCGACCCCGGGGTCCGCGGGCAACTGGTCGCCCTCCCGGAGCTGGACGTAGGTCTCCAGACAGCGGCGGAGGGCGGTGGTCAGCGCGGCGCCGGACTGGCCCGCGTACCGGGTCTGCACCCGCCGCACCAGTTCGGCGACGTCCTCGGTCACCGACTCCCCCTCGACCAGGGCGCGGAAGAAGTCCCTGGCCAGCTCGGTGAGCAGGGTGGTGTCCGCTGCGACGACGCGCCCGTCGGCGGTGTCCACGGCCAGCACGACGCCGAGCCGCTGGTACTGGGAGTGGCTCGCCACCGAGTCGGGCAGGCGGGCGTAGCCGGACACCAGGACGACCCTGGGATTGCGCAGAACCTGCTGGATACGGTCGTCGCCGTACAAGGTGCACACCTCTCGCTCACGGGCACGCGAAAACTCCGACGCTCTGGAGTCTCGCGCCTGGAGGGCGGCCGGGGGAAACCGGACACCCGCGGCGTGAGGGCAGGCAGGCACAAGTATGTCCCCACCGCGCGCGCCGCTGTCAAGCGGATCGGTGGTCCGGGCCACATCCGGTCCCCCTGCCGCGAGCCGGAAGGCTGTGTTAGTGTGCCTCGCAGGTCACGAGTACCAGCGTCAAGCCCCGGCTAGCT is drawn from Nocardiopsis dassonvillei subsp. dassonvillei DSM 43111 and contains these coding sequences:
- a CDS encoding DUF3870 domain-containing protein; translated protein: MYGDDRIQQVLRNPRVVLVSGYARLPDSVASHSQYQRLGVVLAVDTADGRVVAADTTLLTELARDFFRALVEGESVTEDVAELVRRVQTRYAGQSGAALTTALRRCLETYVQLREGDQLPADPGVGQEARP